A genome region from Pseudanabaena sp. Chao 1811 includes the following:
- a CDS encoding KGGVGR-motif variant AAA ATPase: MRSLKFLTWLDIRRLIRKKTSYGKSLPQGVNSIDCFSDAVEISLISAEDQSFVESELQKWFGEEWYQVDQQIIQLDLGNNTLPVEFLIEGDKQKESRPIRPFWEEIAYVSEDLTDTIESSPKIPLPQPYETKTKLVAFYSFKGGVGRTTHLVAYLFALLKRADEVNKPITVLVIDSDLEAPGLTYWNRAEKQQPAISFLDFLEAYHYSPLAKQETLETIAKEVKKSRSPKHNGKSICYFLPACLSDDQLLDTPILPENLTKSLGNVWTFSDAIYELGKSVGADYVMVDLRAGLSEISSPLIFDPRVQRFLVTTAASQSISGLELVLKQLSCTALSQTNSEMQNNNYYDPTVIISFLTSEMKELPEFYNILLRLRNAYRQDAAITDASVYETRLEIQETDFLQELLYVNSWEDASSKLSSNSKIAQFAREWAATQLTPTPVYKTESRTSRFEDLVRFRDVCQQYEYAENGTGDSLLVTEPLKNLANNFRDELPRVVSIGAKGAGKTFIYVQLSRFKYWEEFLHNVLKEDLPFLSYTYIFPFLQSNNLKDNAKIIIEDSRREVKNALRTDDFFESEYKERIQLALKEDLDELEWTRFWIIEISKALGVEQGEDQNITLQKINLHLKEKDARVILLIDGLEDIFQDIALNRQQQIALRALINIPNNKLSEVRQSNLGLIILLRRDFLRYALNQNSGQFESLYRSYDLSWDANSFLKLVYWICIKGEVFDTSEDQLDSFGRDQLLQELEKLWGEKLGGDKEARTASWVFAALTDFNGRLQARDIVRFLFNAAKITVENSREVQFERWSATRLLPPQSVRRALDPCSKDKVEEAQDEYPAFKQWVEIIASYPQQQKIIPFKAQDLKLDTETITMLEIMGVIYEDKARNDDARYYMPEIFRAGLGFNLATGARPRVLVLKRKVMGTDVL, from the coding sequence ATGAGATCATTAAAATTTTTAACATGGCTTGATATAAGAAGATTAATCAGAAAAAAAACCTCCTATGGTAAATCTCTGCCTCAAGGCGTTAATAGTATTGACTGTTTTTCAGATGCCGTAGAGATCAGCTTAATATCTGCGGAAGATCAGTCGTTTGTAGAGTCAGAATTGCAAAAATGGTTTGGTGAAGAATGGTATCAGGTCGATCAGCAGATTATTCAACTAGATCTAGGAAACAACACGTTACCAGTAGAGTTTTTGATTGAAGGTGACAAACAGAAAGAATCAAGACCGATCCGCCCATTCTGGGAAGAAATTGCCTATGTGAGTGAAGATTTGACAGATACAATTGAGTCATCTCCTAAAATCCCTCTACCACAGCCCTACGAGACAAAGACTAAGCTAGTAGCTTTCTATTCATTCAAAGGTGGAGTCGGAAGGACAACGCATCTAGTAGCCTACCTATTTGCTCTGTTAAAACGTGCAGATGAAGTTAATAAACCAATTACAGTTTTAGTCATAGATTCTGACTTAGAAGCTCCTGGGCTGACCTATTGGAATCGTGCTGAGAAACAGCAGCCAGCTATTTCATTTCTCGACTTTCTTGAAGCCTATCACTATTCTCCTTTAGCAAAACAAGAAACCCTAGAAACCATTGCCAAAGAAGTAAAAAAATCAAGGTCACCAAAACATAACGGCAAGTCAATCTGTTATTTTTTACCTGCCTGTCTAAGCGATGATCAATTACTAGATACGCCTATACTACCTGAAAATCTTACTAAAAGTTTGGGTAATGTTTGGACTTTTAGTGATGCGATTTATGAGTTAGGAAAGTCTGTGGGGGCAGATTATGTCATGGTTGATCTTCGTGCTGGACTGAGCGAAATATCTAGCCCTCTGATTTTTGATCCAAGAGTTCAACGTTTCTTGGTTACTACGGCTGCATCACAGTCTATTTCGGGGTTAGAATTGGTATTGAAACAGTTAAGTTGTACTGCATTATCTCAAACAAATAGCGAGATGCAGAATAATAATTACTATGATCCTACGGTGATTATCAGTTTCCTAACCTCTGAAATGAAGGAGTTACCTGAATTTTATAATATTTTATTGAGATTGAGAAATGCATATAGACAGGATGCAGCTATTACAGATGCTAGTGTTTATGAAACAAGACTAGAAATTCAAGAGACCGATTTTTTACAGGAACTTTTATATGTCAATAGTTGGGAAGATGCTTCAAGTAAGTTATCATCTAACTCGAAAATTGCCCAATTTGCTAGAGAATGGGCAGCAACACAATTAACCCCAACGCCCGTATACAAAACAGAGTCACGAACTAGCAGATTTGAAGATTTAGTAAGATTTAGAGATGTTTGTCAACAATATGAATATGCAGAAAATGGAACAGGAGATAGTTTACTAGTCACAGAACCACTTAAAAATTTAGCAAACAATTTCAGAGATGAATTACCCAGAGTGGTTTCTATTGGTGCAAAGGGTGCAGGAAAAACATTTATATATGTTCAGCTATCAAGGTTTAAATACTGGGAGGAGTTTCTTCATAATGTTTTGAAAGAAGACTTGCCATTCCTATCGTATACATACATCTTCCCTTTTTTACAGTCTAATAATCTTAAAGATAATGCCAAAATAATTATTGAAGATTCTAGAAGAGAAGTTAAGAACGCCCTAAGAACAGATGATTTTTTTGAGTCTGAGTATAAAGAAAGAATTCAACTTGCATTAAAAGAAGATCTAGATGAACTAGAATGGACTCGCTTTTGGATTATTGAAATTAGCAAAGCCTTGGGTGTTGAACAAGGAGAAGATCAGAATATTACCTTACAGAAGATAAACTTACATCTAAAAGAAAAAGATGCACGGGTTATCTTACTGATAGATGGACTAGAAGATATATTCCAAGACATTGCTCTTAATCGCCAGCAGCAAATAGCTCTTAGGGCCTTGATAAATATTCCCAATAATAAACTGTCAGAGGTTAGGCAATCTAATCTGGGCTTGATTATTTTATTGCGCCGTGACTTTCTAAGATATGCACTCAATCAAAACTCTGGTCAATTTGAAAGCTTATATCGTTCCTATGATCTTTCTTGGGATGCTAATTCATTTTTAAAATTAGTATATTGGATTTGCATTAAGGGTGAAGTTTTTGATACTAGTGAAGATCAGTTAGATAGTTTTGGACGAGATCAGTTACTTCAGGAACTAGAAAAGCTATGGGGTGAAAAGTTAGGTGGTGACAAAGAGGCTAGAACTGCAAGTTGGGTGTTTGCAGCTTTAACTGATTTCAATGGTAGATTACAAGCTAGAGATATTGTTAGATTCTTATTTAATGCTGCGAAGATTACAGTAGAAAACTCTCGTGAAGTTCAGTTTGAAAGATGGTCAGCAACTAGATTATTACCACCCCAATCAGTACGAAGAGCTTTAGATCCTTGCAGTAAAGATAAAGTGGAGGAAGCACAAGACGAATACCCTGCGTTCAAACAATGGGTTGAAATTATTGCAAGCTATCCGCAGCAACAAAAAATCATTCCATTTAAAGCGCAAGACTTAAAACTAGATACTGAAACTATAACTATGCTTGAGATCATGGGAGTTATATATGAAGATAAGGCTCGAAATGATGATGCAAGATACTATATGCCAGAAATTTTTCGTGCTGGGTTAGGATTTAACTTGGCGACAGGTGCTAGACCTCGTGTATTGGTCTTGAAAAGAAAAGTCATGGGGACGGATGTACTATAG
- a CDS encoding glycosyltransferase family 2 protein: MQTTDPDKTLVTVLMPCLNEAETLATCIQKAQKYFIQNHLNGEVLIADNGSNDGSQEIATQLQARVVHIKEKGYGSALQGGIAAAKGEYIIMGDADDSYDFSNLTLFIDKLHEGYQLVMGNRFKGEIKDGAMPPLHRYLGNPVLTWIGRLFFTSSCGDFHCGLRGFRKDAIESLDLRTTGMEFASEMVVKASLYKLKITEVPITLYPDGRSRPPHLRSWRDGWRHLRFLLLFSPRWLFLYPGTFLMFLGLIATIILLSGVKVHSLIYSTTAIIIGFQIVAFSMFTKAFAISEGLIPEDIRLIRLLRYFSLEKGLIIGILILLIGVVGSIYALKIWESSFFGGLNPGETMKIVIPSVTCLALGCQVIFSSFFLSVIGLKRR; encoded by the coding sequence ATGCAGACAACAGATCCAGACAAAACATTAGTAACAGTCTTGATGCCTTGTCTGAATGAGGCAGAAACATTGGCAACTTGCATTCAAAAAGCTCAAAAGTATTTCATACAAAACCATCTAAATGGTGAAGTATTAATCGCTGATAATGGTAGTAATGACGGCTCTCAAGAGATTGCAACTCAATTGCAGGCTCGTGTTGTTCATATTAAAGAAAAAGGTTACGGAAGCGCTCTTCAAGGAGGTATCGCTGCCGCAAAAGGAGAATATATCATCATGGGAGATGCCGATGATAGTTATGATTTCTCTAACCTAACTTTATTTATCGATAAACTCCATGAAGGCTATCAATTGGTCATGGGTAATCGATTCAAGGGGGAGATTAAGGACGGAGCCATGCCCCCCTTGCATCGCTATTTAGGTAATCCCGTTCTCACATGGATTGGACGTTTATTTTTTACCAGCTCCTGCGGTGACTTTCACTGTGGTTTGCGGGGATTTAGAAAGGATGCGATCGAGTCACTGGATTTAAGAACTACAGGTATGGAATTTGCCAGTGAAATGGTTGTAAAAGCTAGCCTTTACAAACTGAAAATCACGGAGGTTCCGATCACTCTTTATCCTGATGGACGCAGCCGACCACCCCACTTGCGAAGTTGGCGAGATGGTTGGCGACATTTAAGATTTCTACTACTCTTTAGCCCAAGGTGGTTATTCCTTTATCCTGGGACATTTTTGATGTTTTTGGGCTTGATAGCGACAATCATTTTGCTCAGTGGTGTCAAAGTGCATTCATTAATTTATTCAACTACAGCCATCATTATTGGTTTTCAGATAGTTGCATTTAGTATGTTTACAAAAGCTTTTGCGATCAGTGAAGGATTAATTCCTGAAGATATTCGCTTGATTAGATTGTTGCGCTATTTCAGTTTAGAAAAAGGATTAATCATTGGCATCCTCATTTTACTTATTGGTGTAGTTGGTTCGATTTATGCTTTAAAAATCTGGGAATCTAGTTTCTTTGGGGGCTTAAATCCTGGTGAAACTATGAAAATTGTGATTCCATCAGTTACTTGTCTAGCTCTTGGTTGTCAAGTTATATTTTCTAGTTTCTTTTTAAGTGTAATTGGTTTAAAGAGACGTTAA
- a CDS encoding glycosyltransferase, translated as MNDPWLSVLIPTYNGQDYLKFTMESILSQGDDAIECIAIDDGSTDGTIEILNSYLDKLPIKIIQGERKGNWVASTNYALSIATAKYVCFLHQDDIWLGERLCTMKRLIAKYPEVNFFLHPSLFIDQAGHVLGEWNSPLPAYPKLIPPSMMTESLLIQNFISMPAPIFKREVAINLQGLDESLWYTADWDFWLKISTFGSTLYYPKPLSAFRVHSNSQTVMRSSSLMEFQEQMEIVVERYWSQWQATPSIRKKIKRIASFSIQVNTILAGIFHGYKLNFLKLLVAFLGLGFRGCYQYFQCSRIWERVSARLKIKFTS; from the coding sequence ATGAATGATCCATGGTTGTCTGTGTTAATACCAACTTACAATGGTCAAGATTATCTCAAGTTCACGATGGAATCAATATTATCTCAAGGTGATGATGCGATCGAATGTATTGCGATCGATGACGGTTCTACCGATGGTACTATAGAAATCCTTAATTCATACTTAGATAAATTACCAATTAAAATCATTCAGGGTGAGCGAAAGGGCAATTGGGTCGCTAGTACTAACTATGCCCTATCTATAGCTACAGCTAAATATGTATGCTTCTTACATCAGGATGATATTTGGCTGGGGGAAAGACTTTGCACAATGAAGCGGTTAATAGCCAAATATCCTGAAGTCAATTTTTTCTTACATCCTTCGCTATTTATTGATCAAGCAGGTCATGTTTTGGGTGAATGGAATTCGCCCTTACCTGCTTATCCAAAATTAATCCCCCCAAGCATGATGACAGAAAGTTTACTAATTCAGAATTTTATTTCTATGCCTGCTCCTATTTTTAAACGAGAGGTAGCAATTAATTTGCAGGGACTTGATGAAAGCCTCTGGTACACAGCAGATTGGGATTTTTGGCTAAAAATTTCTACTTTTGGCTCAACTCTCTATTATCCAAAACCACTTTCCGCATTTCGAGTTCATTCTAATTCCCAGACTGTCATGAGAAGTTCTAGTCTAATGGAATTCCAAGAGCAAATGGAAATTGTAGTGGAGAGATATTGGAGTCAATGGCAAGCAACCCCATCTATCCGAAAAAAGATAAAACGAATTGCAAGTTTCTCAATTCAAGTAAATACAATTTTAGCAGGTATATTTCACGGCTATAAATTGAATTTTCTGAAATTATTAGTCGCATTTTTAGGGCTAGGTTTTAGAGGATGTTATCAATATTTTCAATGCTCTCGGATCTGGGAACGGGTGTCTGCGAGATTAAAAATAAAATTCACTTCATAA
- a CDS encoding GtrA family protein, giving the protein MKHIHSRIKSKVLDRSLRNQFLRFFTVGGVCAFLNIIILYVLTDLCKFHYLVSILIQNIFVNSIGFYLNRSFTFKKAKNNFLQGLIKYHIVMISSLLIVSFLMYLFVDIFHIWYMTAFIIVTVIMIAYNFISHKKWTFNK; this is encoded by the coding sequence ATGAAACATATTCATTCACGTATTAAATCAAAGGTTTTAGATCGTTCGTTAAGGAATCAATTTCTTAGGTTTTTTACTGTAGGAGGAGTTTGTGCTTTTTTAAACATAATAATATTATATGTATTAACTGATTTGTGTAAATTTCATTATCTGGTATCAATTTTAATACAGAACATCTTTGTTAATAGCATCGGCTTTTATCTCAACAGATCATTCACTTTCAAGAAAGCCAAAAATAATTTTCTGCAAGGGCTAATCAAATATCACATAGTCATGATCTCAAGTTTACTAATAGTCTCATTTCTGATGTATTTATTCGTAGATATTTTCCACATATGGTATATGACTGCTTTTATTATTGTGACTGTTATTATGATTGCTTACAATTTTATTTCTCACAAAAAATGGACTTTTAATAAATAA
- a CDS encoding chemotaxis protein CheW, giving the protein MPAISSLRSQRLLELRPDIGQQYVTFRLRIAWFILPIESIYRVISLEKHVPKVTFAGDNIPIIDLGKLLFHQTKVQSSDIQQLVINGAVVASKPSLIIVRNQAEKLVGILSNSQPALQRISQDDLVALPTTYSQRWKVDFITAMTLPTKERPSLFSIDSDHLIAAISTRI; this is encoded by the coding sequence ATGCCAGCTATCTCTTCCCTGCGATCGCAAAGACTTCTCGAACTTCGACCTGATATCGGACAGCAATATGTCACGTTTCGACTACGTATTGCGTGGTTTATTTTACCAATAGAATCTATTTATCGTGTTATTTCCCTTGAGAAACATGTTCCCAAAGTTACTTTTGCTGGTGACAATATTCCCATCATTGATCTTGGAAAATTGCTGTTTCATCAAACAAAAGTCCAGAGTAGTGATATTCAACAGTTAGTAATTAATGGTGCTGTTGTTGCTTCTAAGCCATCTTTGATCATTGTCCGCAATCAGGCAGAGAAACTAGTGGGTATACTTAGTAATTCGCAACCAGCCCTTCAAAGGATATCTCAAGATGATCTTGTCGCTCTGCCTACAACCTATAGTCAAAGGTGGAAAGTTGACTTCATTACTGCTATGACTCTTCCTACAAAAGAGCGTCCTTCTCTATTTTCCATTGATAGCGATCACCTTATTGCTGCAATTTCAACTAGAATATGA